In Falsibacillus albus, one genomic interval encodes:
- a CDS encoding potassium/proton antiporter: MSVAVESTILLMAILLIVGVFTAKFSSRLGLPALVLFIVLGMLLNRYIYFDNAILTQFIGTLALIIILFEGGMKTNAQHVKKVYKPALSLATLGVLTTAAVIGTAAKYILNVSWLEGFLFGAIVGSTDAAAVFAVLGNKNIKTKLTATLEAESGTNDPMAIFLTVSVLEIIQLPDTSIFSLILNFIWEMAAGLILGYLLGKISVWVINKISLDSSGLYPVLSIALAVLTFGATTLFHASGFLSVYIMALIVGNSDLTYRHSILRFNEGFAWMSQIIMFILMGLLVFPNQLTHIFWQGIVLSLLLILAARPIGVTISLLLAKYNFNEQIFISWAGLKGAVPIVIATYPLVAGIENGVLLFNVVFFVVLSSALIQGATISPLASALNLSGKEKTEVPHSLELISIGKTNHEMIEVQILEDALIAGREIKNITLPDHTLITAVVRKDRLITPVGDTKLEPKDTLYVLVKKSLREEVKQAIQRRDKENKQLGGENDEKSKWYKKS; the protein is encoded by the coding sequence ATGAGCGTTGCAGTTGAAAGTACGATCTTATTAATGGCTATTTTATTGATAGTTGGAGTATTCACCGCCAAGTTTTCTTCCAGGCTCGGACTTCCTGCTCTTGTATTGTTCATCGTCCTCGGGATGCTCCTGAACCGGTACATATATTTCGATAATGCTATTTTGACGCAGTTCATCGGGACGCTTGCCTTGATCATCATACTATTTGAGGGCGGGATGAAGACAAATGCACAACACGTAAAGAAGGTTTATAAACCGGCACTTTCACTTGCAACCTTAGGAGTTTTGACTACAGCGGCAGTGATTGGGACTGCTGCGAAATACATATTAAATGTCAGTTGGCTGGAAGGGTTTTTATTCGGAGCGATCGTCGGATCTACCGATGCAGCGGCTGTTTTTGCTGTTTTGGGGAATAAGAACATAAAAACGAAGCTGACCGCTACTTTGGAAGCTGAGTCAGGTACGAATGATCCGATGGCTATTTTCCTGACAGTATCCGTACTTGAAATTATTCAATTGCCCGATACGTCGATTTTCAGCTTAATTCTAAACTTTATATGGGAAATGGCAGCGGGCTTGATACTTGGTTATTTGCTTGGAAAAATATCGGTATGGGTCATAAATAAAATCAGCCTCGATTCTTCAGGTCTATATCCTGTCCTCTCGATTGCGCTTGCCGTTTTGACATTTGGTGCCACGACTCTTTTCCATGCCAGCGGGTTTCTTTCTGTTTACATCATGGCACTGATAGTTGGAAATTCGGATTTGACCTATCGCCATTCCATTCTGCGCTTTAACGAAGGGTTTGCATGGATGAGCCAGATCATCATGTTCATTCTAATGGGCTTGCTGGTCTTTCCAAATCAACTCACACATATCTTTTGGCAAGGGATTGTCCTCTCACTCTTATTGATTTTAGCCGCGCGTCCGATTGGGGTAACGATCAGTTTGTTGCTTGCTAAATACAATTTTAACGAGCAAATTTTCATATCTTGGGCAGGATTGAAAGGTGCTGTCCCAATCGTGATTGCAACCTACCCGTTAGTGGCAGGAATTGAAAATGGGGTCCTGCTTTTTAACGTTGTTTTCTTCGTGGTCCTGTCTTCAGCCTTGATTCAGGGAGCTACAATATCACCCCTGGCATCTGCACTCAATTTATCAGGAAAAGAAAAAACTGAAGTGCCTCACAGTCTTGAACTCATATCGATCGGCAAGACCAACCATGAAATGATTGAAGTGCAAATACTTGAGGATGCGCTCATTGCCGGGAGGGAGATCAAAAACATAACTCTTCCTGATCATACTTTGATAACCGCCGTCGTCCGAAAGGATCGTTTGATTACACCTGTGGGCGATACGAAGCTTGAGCCTAAAGATACTTTATATGTTTTGGTGAAGAAATCTCTGCGGGAAGAGGTAAAACAAGCCATTCAACGGAGAGATAAAGAGAATAAGCAATTGGGAGGGGAAAATGATGAGAAATCAAAGTGGTATAAAAAATCTTAG
- a CDS encoding manganese-dependent inorganic pyrophosphatase has protein sequence MEKTLIFGHKNPDTDTICSAIAYADLKTQLGMDVEPVRLGQINSETQFALDQFNAEVPRLIETAANEVNSVILVDHNERQQSVSDIDQVRVIEVIDHHRIANFETSDPLYYRAEPVGCTATILNKMYKENGLSIKKEIAGLMLSAIISDSLLFKSPTCTEQDVEAARELAQIAGVDADSYGLEMLKAGADLSGKTAADLISLDAKEFKMGGAKVEIAQVNAVDIADVLSRKADVETAVNEVIEEKGLDLFLFVITDILTNDSIAVALGNKAAIVEDAYNVKLEDNVALLKGVVSRKKQIVPILTESFDRQ, from the coding sequence ATGGAAAAAACACTTATTTTTGGACACAAAAACCCAGACACAGATACGATTTGTTCTGCAATTGCTTATGCAGATCTGAAAACGCAATTAGGAATGGACGTTGAGCCTGTCCGTCTTGGTCAAATCAACAGTGAAACACAATTTGCATTGGATCAATTCAATGCAGAGGTTCCCCGCTTGATTGAAACGGCTGCCAACGAAGTGAACAGTGTCATTTTGGTCGACCACAATGAACGCCAGCAGAGCGTCAGCGATATCGATCAAGTGCGCGTAATCGAAGTGATTGACCATCATCGCATTGCAAACTTTGAAACAAGCGATCCATTGTATTATCGTGCAGAACCAGTTGGCTGTACTGCCACTATCTTGAATAAAATGTACAAAGAAAATGGTCTTTCGATTAAAAAGGAAATTGCAGGATTAATGTTATCTGCAATCATTTCCGACTCTTTATTATTCAAATCACCGACATGCACGGAGCAAGATGTGGAAGCGGCACGCGAACTTGCACAAATTGCAGGTGTAGATGCAGACAGCTATGGATTGGAAATGCTTAAAGCGGGTGCAGACCTTAGTGGCAAAACTGCTGCCGACTTAATCAGCCTTGACGCGAAAGAATTCAAAATGGGCGGGGCTAAAGTGGAAATCGCGCAGGTGAATGCAGTCGATATAGCGGATGTCCTTTCAAGGAAAGCAGACGTTGAAACTGCAGTAAATGAAGTTATCGAAGAAAAAGGATTAGATCTATTCCTATTCGTCATAACGGATATTTTGACAAACGACTCCATTGCAGTCGCATTGGGGAACAAAGCTGCAATCGTAGAAGATGCATACAATGTCAAGCTTGAAGACAATGTCGCTCTGTTGAAAGGTGTAGTTTCCCGTAAAAAACAAATTGTTCCGATTCTAACGGAATCCTTCGATCGTCAGTAA
- a CDS encoding DUF6199 family natural product biosynthesis protein gives MYKKIGMFFCFMILVTGMTAKAEDYKSIDLKNGETAKVYLEVYGPGDYRYDVELQNGKRYFVQHVGRNTTNGGVKGITDQEKKMAEKAIDLYEKEYGPPKTDIQNSGKNPIGFLVSFLGLFFIMAPRLAWYLETAWKKERSTASSRVIKTNRIAGVILFIIGILIIY, from the coding sequence ATGTACAAAAAAATTGGGATGTTTTTTTGCTTCATGATCCTGGTCACGGGTATGACGGCCAAAGCTGAAGATTATAAGAGCATCGATCTGAAAAATGGCGAGACGGCAAAAGTCTACTTGGAAGTATATGGACCTGGTGATTATCGATATGACGTCGAATTGCAAAATGGCAAAAGATATTTCGTTCAGCATGTAGGAAGGAACACGACAAATGGTGGAGTAAAGGGCATCACTGATCAAGAAAAGAAGATGGCCGAGAAGGCGATTGACCTGTATGAAAAGGAATATGGCCCACCTAAGACAGACATTCAAAATTCCGGCAAAAACCCAATTGGCTTCCTTGTTAGTTTTCTTGGACTTTTCTTCATAATGGCCCCACGACTTGCCTGGTACCTTGAAACCGCATGGAAAAAGGAAAGGAGCACAGCGAGTTCCCGTGTCATTAAAACCAATAGGATTGCTGGGGTTATTTTATTCATAATCGGAATTTTGATTATATATTAG
- a CDS encoding ABC-F family ATP-binding cassette domain-containing protein, with the protein MSIVNVENVTHFYGDKLVFKNVSFRLLNNERVGLVGPNGAGKSTLLQVLSGEILPDHGDVQWLPNVKIGYLEQHNDLTDGVSIRTFLRSAFQHLYEAEKRMQQLSVEMGSCDEMELEKLLKQYADIQELLEQHDFYQIDPKIDDISCGLGISAFGMEKDVSELSGGQRTKLLLAKLLLEKPAVLLLDEPTNYLDFEHIKWLENYLKNYPHSFILISHDTAFMNEVVNVVYHLEHKQMTRYIGNYQRFVKTYDFRKQQTLTAYSRQQQEIEKLEMYIQKNKARASTSKQAKAREKKLMKIDRIEKPDSLPRPRFSFQVSQRPVSKIADVIDLVVGYDKALLPPLSFELNRGEKIAITGHNGIGKSTMLKTIMGELKPMNGTISFGDRVQPAYFAQEWNTRSNQSPLEYIWSLHDRMTQKEVRQALARCGLKSEHIFQALHSLSGGEQTRVRLCQLILEESNWLILDEPTNHLDIQAKQALSEAIHEYDGTVIVVSHEPEFYRDWVTQVWDLEQWRK; encoded by the coding sequence ATGAGTATAGTAAATGTCGAAAATGTCACCCATTTCTATGGAGATAAATTAGTGTTTAAAAATGTCAGCTTTCGATTACTGAACAATGAGCGTGTAGGTTTGGTAGGCCCGAATGGAGCAGGCAAATCAACGCTGCTTCAAGTTCTTTCCGGGGAGATCCTCCCTGATCACGGAGACGTGCAGTGGCTTCCCAATGTTAAGATCGGCTATTTGGAGCAGCATAATGATTTAACCGATGGAGTCAGCATTCGCACATTTTTGAGGAGTGCCTTTCAGCATCTTTACGAAGCAGAAAAGCGGATGCAACAGCTTTCTGTTGAAATGGGAAGCTGCGATGAAATGGAGCTTGAAAAGCTGTTGAAGCAATATGCGGATATACAAGAGCTTCTTGAGCAGCATGATTTTTATCAAATTGATCCGAAAATAGATGACATTTCATGTGGTCTGGGTATATCAGCATTCGGAATGGAGAAGGATGTCAGTGAACTAAGCGGAGGACAGCGGACAAAACTGCTCTTGGCAAAACTCCTTTTAGAAAAGCCTGCTGTGCTGCTGCTTGATGAGCCAACAAACTATCTGGATTTCGAACATATTAAATGGCTCGAGAATTATTTGAAAAACTATCCACATTCATTCATTCTGATATCTCACGATACGGCATTCATGAATGAAGTAGTCAATGTGGTCTATCATCTGGAACACAAGCAAATGACAAGATATATCGGAAATTATCAGAGGTTTGTAAAGACATATGATTTTCGAAAGCAGCAGACCTTGACAGCTTACAGCCGCCAGCAGCAGGAAATCGAGAAATTGGAGATGTATATCCAGAAAAATAAGGCGCGTGCTTCCACTTCCAAACAGGCGAAAGCCAGGGAAAAGAAACTGATGAAAATCGATCGCATAGAAAAGCCAGATTCGCTTCCACGTCCGCGATTTTCATTTCAGGTATCTCAACGTCCGGTCAGTAAGATTGCCGACGTCATTGATTTGGTTGTGGGCTATGACAAAGCGCTGTTGCCGCCACTTTCATTTGAATTGAATCGAGGAGAGAAAATAGCAATTACCGGACATAATGGGATCGGAAAATCAACGATGCTGAAGACGATCATGGGCGAATTGAAGCCCATGAATGGAACCATTTCATTTGGGGACCGTGTTCAACCCGCTTATTTTGCTCAAGAATGGAATACAAGATCGAATCAGTCGCCACTGGAATATATATGGTCGCTTCATGACAGAATGACACAGAAGGAAGTTCGCCAGGCTTTGGCGAGATGCGGTTTGAAATCAGAGCACATCTTTCAAGCACTTCATTCATTGAGTGGGGGGGAGCAGACGAGGGTGCGCCTTTGCCAGCTCATTTTAGAGGAAAGCAATTGGCTAATCCTTGATGAACCGACGAACCATCTTGATATTCAAGCAAAGCAAGCACTTTCTGAGGCAATCCATGAATATGATGGGACCGTTATCGTTGTCTCCCATGAACCTGAATTTTATCGTGATTGGGTAACACAAGTGTGGGATTTGGAGCAGTGGAGAAAATAA
- a CDS encoding DinB family protein: MASVKEVLMGELSACLDQTGWFATFDHTLEGVTAEQARWHDEGFENSIWEIIRHLIFWNERNLLKFKGSAPPETEFTNESTFFKTQLEDHHSQMDWEDDVNKLKGLINEWKLVLEDAHAARFDEELAEDYAWWKHIANMNLHNAYHLGQVAYLRKRQGAWKPVEWD, encoded by the coding sequence ATGGCATCAGTAAAAGAGGTATTAATGGGAGAATTATCGGCATGCCTTGATCAAACGGGCTGGTTTGCAACATTCGACCATACATTGGAAGGAGTAACGGCAGAACAAGCCAGGTGGCATGATGAAGGATTTGAAAACTCCATTTGGGAGATAATCAGACATTTGATCTTTTGGAATGAACGAAATTTATTGAAGTTTAAAGGAAGTGCACCACCTGAAACAGAATTCACCAATGAATCAACCTTTTTTAAAACTCAACTCGAAGACCATCATTCTCAAATGGATTGGGAGGACGATGTGAATAAGTTGAAAGGTCTCATAAATGAATGGAAGCTTGTCTTGGAGGATGCTCATGCAGCCAGGTTTGATGAAGAGCTTGCAGAGGATTATGCATGGTGGAAGCATATCGCCAACATGAATTTGCATAATGCCTACCATCTTGGACAAGTAGCCTATTTACGAAAAAGGCAGGGTGCTTGGAAACCTGTGGAATGGGATTGA
- a CDS encoding histidine phosphatase family protein, protein MPKLFVIRHAQVCIVPSLPSHQWELSEEGAISARKIALQTDWEDASIIYHSPERKAMQTAAAIGIEKTLVLREEEDLRELEMNSGFLKKEDFQSKVGEYLMGKGDHDFEEYWSAQERIVNCVKNLVDRHKGSSLAIVSHGRILTAFYSFLLRRRLGVQEWQSIKMPDISVIDLETWMVIDGFLKE, encoded by the coding sequence ATGCCTAAACTATTTGTCATCAGACACGCGCAAGTCTGCATCGTCCCCTCGCTGCCTTCTCATCAATGGGAACTGTCTGAAGAAGGCGCAATCAGTGCAAGGAAGATAGCTTTGCAGACCGATTGGGAGGACGCATCAATCATTTATCACAGTCCTGAAAGGAAGGCAATGCAGACGGCTGCCGCCATCGGAATCGAAAAAACCCTTGTCCTGAGAGAGGAAGAGGATCTGAGGGAACTCGAAATGAATTCGGGGTTTCTGAAAAAAGAGGATTTTCAATCAAAAGTCGGGGAGTACCTGATGGGAAAAGGTGACCATGATTTTGAGGAATACTGGAGCGCACAGGAACGGATCGTAAATTGCGTGAAGAATTTAGTCGATCGCCACAAAGGCAGCTCGCTTGCCATTGTTTCACACGGGAGGATATTGACCGCGTTTTATAGCTTTTTATTAAGGAGAAGGCTTGGTGTGCAGGAGTGGCAGTCGATTAAAATGCCGGATATTTCAGTGATTGATCTGGAAACGTGGATGGTCATTGATGGCTTTTTGAAAGAATAA
- a CDS encoding ABC transporter permease subunit, translating to MLRTTYGIFLKFIYVIIGIVLLSAFTGLFRNGIHLDLFVYMNSVGHIIFSFFNPDNLVVQAANMAKYSIFPSFWEFYRYSIILFLSSFFLSILIGIMLGFFAMLLPEKILRVLKGHLSFLEALPDLFTIVAVQFFIIQYFKSTGMLIFPVAGTFDDRPYFLPILVLSIVPSIQMFKISILLMTAEASKPYIEFVRSKGFHRTYLLSVHLLRNIAPNILNHGKSIILFLLSNMVIFERLFNINGITTFMITYPEPNIIAFSLTLFYLPIFLFFASMNIIIHIFTGQKVVF from the coding sequence TTGCTTCGTACTACTTATGGAATTTTTCTAAAGTTCATTTATGTAATTATCGGAATTGTTTTATTAAGTGCGTTCACAGGGTTATTCAGAAATGGAATCCACCTCGATTTATTTGTGTATATGAATAGTGTTGGCCACATCATATTTTCGTTTTTCAACCCAGATAATTTGGTCGTACAAGCAGCAAACATGGCCAAGTATTCGATATTCCCTTCTTTTTGGGAGTTTTACCGCTATTCGATCATTCTTTTCCTTTCATCTTTTTTTCTATCTATATTGATAGGAATCATGCTTGGTTTTTTTGCCATGCTTTTGCCCGAAAAAATATTAAGGGTGTTGAAGGGGCATCTATCGTTTTTAGAAGCGCTCCCGGATCTATTTACAATCGTTGCCGTTCAATTTTTTATCATCCAATATTTCAAATCAACCGGCATGCTGATTTTCCCAGTTGCAGGCACCTTTGATGACAGGCCGTATTTCCTTCCCATTTTAGTTTTATCCATTGTTCCATCGATCCAAATGTTCAAGATCTCCATCCTTTTGATGACAGCTGAAGCTTCGAAGCCATATATCGAATTTGTCAGGAGCAAAGGATTCCATCGCACCTATTTATTGTCTGTACATCTACTCCGGAATATTGCTCCTAACATCCTGAATCATGGTAAATCGATCATACTATTTTTATTGTCAAACATGGTGATTTTTGAAAGACTGTTCAACATCAATGGCATCACGACATTCATGATTACTTATCCAGAACCGAATATCATCGCGTTTAGCCTTACACTTTTTTACTTGCCTATCTTCTTGTTTTTTGCATCCATGAATATCATCATTCATATTTTCACAGGTCAAAAGGTGGTGTTTTAA
- a CDS encoding ABC transporter permease, with protein MKKLFSNKLFLTGFIFIAGLFLTSVLYYCFKGDVIPHSGLLFERSGSAIKPPYNSKDYPPFGTDNFGRNILFVMIVGAKYTIGAAVLITILRVLPSTLLGFLMHFNLYKFKKPIEAVIESVNYFPITLLAFLLLKWICFDGIISKQISYSFWESVFIFIIVLAVIAIPSLSVLISNEVRLIMDQEFISCSMTLGATRWHLILKHVKPFLVPQLFIISLRELIQTMILISHLGVLGIFMGGVTFKQDLFQHNTMVPISNEWAGELGNWWDFIWTSYPWITFIPVIFFTCTILSAKCMLEGLKQVADMRKDVDLPSKQDEKNTPKLKEPFCFLHQKNTENQLDG; from the coding sequence TTGAAGAAACTATTCTCAAATAAGTTGTTCTTGACAGGTTTTATTTTTATTGCCGGTTTGTTTTTAACAAGCGTACTCTATTACTGTTTTAAAGGTGACGTGATCCCTCATTCTGGGCTATTATTTGAAAGGAGCGGGTCGGCAATCAAGCCACCATACAATTCCAAGGATTACCCTCCATTCGGGACAGATAATTTTGGAAGGAATATTCTATTTGTCATGATCGTAGGAGCGAAATATACGATCGGGGCGGCTGTGCTCATTACGATTCTGAGGGTCCTCCCTTCCACCCTGCTTGGGTTCCTGATGCATTTTAATTTGTATAAATTTAAAAAACCGATTGAAGCTGTCATTGAATCTGTTAACTACTTTCCTATCACCCTGCTTGCATTCCTCTTGCTTAAGTGGATCTGCTTTGACGGGATCATCAGTAAACAAATATCATATTCTTTTTGGGAGAGTGTCTTCATATTCATTATCGTGCTGGCAGTGATTGCGATCCCTTCATTGTCAGTTTTGATCTCCAATGAAGTCAGGCTGATAATGGATCAAGAGTTTATTTCGTGTTCGATGACGCTTGGTGCAACCCGCTGGCATCTCATCCTTAAACATGTAAAACCATTCCTTGTGCCGCAGCTTTTCATCATCAGCCTGCGTGAACTGATCCAGACCATGATTTTGATTTCTCATTTAGGCGTTCTTGGAATATTCATGGGAGGTGTCACATTTAAACAGGATTTATTTCAACACAACACCATGGTCCCTATTTCCAACGAGTGGGCGGGTGAGCTCGGTAATTGGTGGGATTTCATTTGGACGTCATACCCGTGGATCACATTCATTCCGGTAATTTTTTTCACGTGCACAATCCTTTCAGCAAAATGTATGCTGGAAGGTCTGAAACAAGTGGCCGATATGCGAAAAGACGTCGATTTGCCATCAAAACAAGATGAAAAGAATACTCCCAAGCTTAAGGAACCGTTTTGCTTTCTGCATCAAAAAAACACCGAAAATCAACTAGATGGTTGA
- a CDS encoding class I SAM-dependent methyltransferase — translation MTNRILENNKKSWDVVAHHFNGVDALPSYGPFTQTEEELGMFGEITGKKVLDIGCGSGHSLKYMEEHGASELWGIDLSHSQIKEAENTLKGLNPRLFQGAMEEDAGLPKSYFDYVYSIYAIGWTTDLAATFRLIHSYLKDGGTFIFSWDHPLYAHLQTRNGEIHLKGSYQQEGVATFEKFKGEDTQLTLHTRKFATYINELINAGFSIDHVVESQVPAALADIEPEVSDRYYSLYKARKFPTTLIIKATKRQG, via the coding sequence ATGACAAATAGAATTCTGGAGAACAATAAGAAAAGCTGGGATGTCGTTGCACATCACTTTAACGGGGTCGATGCTTTGCCGAGCTATGGCCCTTTCACACAAACGGAAGAAGAATTGGGGATGTTTGGCGAAATAACTGGAAAAAAAGTTTTGGATATCGGGTGCGGCAGCGGGCATTCTCTTAAATATATGGAAGAGCATGGAGCGTCTGAATTATGGGGGATCGACCTTTCTCATTCTCAAATAAAAGAGGCAGAGAACACACTGAAGGGGCTGAATCCAAGATTATTCCAAGGGGCAATGGAGGAAGACGCAGGATTGCCGAAGAGCTACTTCGACTATGTTTATTCGATTTATGCAATCGGATGGACCACAGATTTAGCTGCGACCTTCAGGCTGATCCACTCGTATTTGAAGGATGGCGGCACCTTCATATTTAGCTGGGATCATCCTTTATATGCACATCTCCAAACAAGAAACGGTGAAATACACCTCAAAGGCAGCTATCAGCAGGAAGGTGTCGCAACGTTTGAGAAATTCAAAGGAGAAGATACTCAACTGACCTTACATACACGTAAATTCGCTACTTATATCAATGAGCTGATAAATGCTGGGTTTTCCATCGACCATGTTGTGGAAAGCCAGGTACCGGCCGCTTTGGCTGATATAGAGCCTGAAGTGTCAGACCGCTACTATTCTCTTTACAAAGCGCGTAAATTTCCAACGACCTTGATCATAAAGGCAACAAAGAGGCAGGGATAA
- a CDS encoding peptide MFS transporter — protein sequence MSAVNRQKIVESVPQKGFFGHPKGLFTLFFTEFWERFSYYGMRAILLYYMYYKVTKGGLGLPEHTALSIMSIYGSLVYMSGIIGGWLADRLFGTSKAVFYGGILIMLGHIALAIPGSVSMFFVSMVLIVLGTGLLKPNVSTVVGEMYSPEDNRRDSGFSIFYMGINLGGLLAPLIVGTVGMDYNFHWGFAIAAIGMFLGLVVFILTKKKNLGLAGTYVSNPLAPAEKKRVWSMIIGGIVILAIILGVTIPSGLLTLNSFVGIVGILGFVIPAIYFLVMYFSSKTNDTERSRVLAYIPLFLASVMFWSIQEQGSTILAAYADKRTQLDFGGLHISPAWFQSLNPLFIIMLAPVFAWLWVKLGKRQPSIPKKFAFGVLFAGISYIVILLPGYLGGEHGLVNPLWLVLSYLVAVIGELCLSPVGLSATTKLAPAAFSAQTMSLWFLSNAAAQAMNAQLVKFYTPENEIMYFGTIGGAAIVLSLILFMISPKIQGLMKGIR from the coding sequence ATGTCAGCAGTGAATAGACAGAAAATTGTGGAAAGCGTCCCTCAAAAAGGCTTCTTCGGCCATCCTAAAGGACTATTCACACTTTTCTTCACAGAATTTTGGGAGCGCTTTTCTTACTATGGTATGAGGGCTATCCTCTTGTATTATATGTATTATAAGGTAACCAAAGGCGGTTTGGGGCTCCCCGAACATACGGCATTATCCATTATGTCGATTTATGGATCTTTGGTCTACATGTCAGGTATCATCGGAGGATGGCTGGCCGATAGACTTTTCGGTACATCAAAAGCCGTTTTCTATGGTGGAATACTCATTATGCTTGGTCATATTGCTTTAGCTATTCCAGGCAGTGTTTCCATGTTCTTCGTATCAATGGTCTTGATCGTCCTCGGTACTGGATTGCTTAAACCAAACGTATCCACGGTAGTAGGGGAAATGTACAGCCCTGAAGATAACCGCCGAGATTCAGGCTTCAGTATTTTCTATATGGGTATCAATCTTGGTGGATTACTGGCACCCTTGATTGTAGGAACAGTCGGTATGGATTATAACTTCCATTGGGGCTTTGCGATTGCTGCAATCGGTATGTTCCTTGGATTAGTCGTTTTTATTCTTACAAAAAAGAAAAATCTAGGTCTTGCCGGCACTTATGTGTCCAATCCATTGGCACCTGCTGAAAAGAAACGTGTTTGGTCTATGATCATCGGAGGCATTGTCATTCTTGCCATCATTTTGGGAGTGACGATCCCAAGTGGATTGTTGACATTGAATAGTTTCGTCGGAATTGTCGGAATTCTCGGTTTTGTCATTCCAGCTATTTATTTCCTTGTTATGTATTTCAGTTCCAAAACGAACGACACTGAACGATCTCGCGTTTTGGCTTATATCCCGCTATTCCTTGCATCCGTCATGTTCTGGTCCATCCAGGAACAAGGGTCTACCATTCTTGCTGCGTATGCAGACAAACGTACCCAATTGGATTTTGGCGGCCTGCACATTTCGCCAGCATGGTTCCAATCCTTGAACCCTTTGTTTATCATCATGTTGGCACCGGTATTCGCTTGGCTATGGGTTAAACTAGGAAAGCGCCAGCCTTCGATCCCGAAAAAATTTGCATTCGGCGTATTATTTGCAGGCATTTCTTATATTGTCATCCTGCTTCCGGGCTATCTTGGCGGTGAGCATGGACTTGTCAATCCTTTATGGCTAGTGCTTAGCTATCTGGTCGCCGTTATCGGGGAGCTATGTTTATCACCTGTCGGGCTTTCTGCAACGACCAAGCTTGCCCCAGCGGCATTCTCTGCACAGACGATGAGCTTATGGTTCTTATCGAACGCAGCAGCGCAGGCAATGAACGCACAGCTTGTTAAATTTTATACACCAGAAAATGAAATCATGTATTTTGGAACTATTGGCGGTGCAGCCATCGTCCTTAGTTTGATCCTCTTCATGATCTCTCCAAAAATCCAGGGACTCATGAAAGGTATTCGATAA
- a CDS encoding aminoglycoside adenylyltransferase domain-containing protein, whose protein sequence is MQVIPSPIREVLDDYIELIGASLPTRLEGLYVHGSIALGAYVEGKSDIDFIAVTSEPITEKDLPLLSGLHLRIKKMFPSFELDGGYVTWDDLAEDDIYQKSFVYYNDGEMKKGTVINPVTTWFLQKKAVNIIGPGIQELEIGLDDRLLIRYTFENINTYWADRIQFLESQVDRLDQWTTEQIDSELEWSILGMLRQYYTLKEKDIISKVEAGEYALRHLPALWHPIIQEAINIRSGNKEELFGTHDERIQTALKFLRYLHSHFNQLMEVEGRRK, encoded by the coding sequence ATGCAGGTAATTCCATCCCCTATAAGAGAGGTTCTGGATGATTATATCGAACTTATTGGTGCAAGTTTGCCCACTCGTTTAGAAGGGCTTTATGTACATGGTTCGATTGCACTCGGAGCTTATGTAGAAGGCAAAAGCGATATTGACTTTATTGCAGTGACAAGTGAGCCGATAACGGAAAAAGATTTGCCGTTATTAAGTGGACTCCATTTAAGGATAAAGAAAATGTTCCCGTCTTTTGAACTGGATGGAGGGTATGTTACATGGGACGATTTAGCTGAGGATGATATTTATCAGAAGTCATTTGTCTATTATAATGACGGTGAAATGAAAAAAGGCACAGTGATAAATCCCGTCACCACCTGGTTTCTTCAAAAAAAGGCAGTCAATATTATCGGGCCGGGGATTCAGGAGCTGGAAATCGGATTAGATGATCGATTGTTGATTAGATATACTTTTGAGAACATCAATACGTATTGGGCAGACAGAATTCAATTTCTCGAATCCCAAGTGGATCGACTGGATCAATGGACGACTGAACAAATCGATTCAGAATTGGAATGGTCCATCCTTGGTATGCTTCGCCAATACTATACCCTGAAAGAAAAAGATATTATTTCAAAAGTTGAAGCAGGGGAATATGCATTGCGGCATCTGCCTGCTTTATGGCATCCGATTATCCAGGAAGCTATCAATATTCGAAGCGGGAATAAGGAAGAACTGTTTGGAACGCATGATGAACGGATTCAAACAGCCTTAAAATTCTTAAGATATTTACACAGTCACTTCAATCAATTGATGGAGGTAGAAGGCAGGCGTAAATAA